A region of the Serinicoccus profundi genome:
TCCGGACTCGACCTCCCGGGTGGCGACGCCGATCGGGCTCGCCGCCGCAGCCGTCAGCCTGCTGCTCGTGCTCCTCACGCTGCCGCGCTGGCTGCCGCTGCTGCTCCGTGCCGACCTGCTGGGGGCGACCTTCGTGGCGGTGGCGCTCGGCTCGCTCGTCCTGACCTTCTCGACCGCGAACCCCGAGACCGAGGTGCTCGGCCCCTGGGGGGTATGGCTGCTGCCGCTCGGGGCTGCCGCCACGCTCGCCTTCCTCCTCCGGCAGCGGTTCGCAGCCCACCCGCTCATCCCGTCAGGCGTCGTGCGCCGCCGCGTCTGGCCGGCGCTCGGGGTCAGCCTGCTGGTCGGCGCGGCGATCGTGGCGGTGGTCGTCGACGTGCCGCTGCTCTCCCGGCTCACCCAGGGCACCGACGAGACCGACGCCGCCCTCGTGCTCGTGCGCTTCCTCGTCGCCGTGCCGGTCGGTGCGCTGCTCGGCGGGTGGATGCTGCGCCGGGTCGGGCCCGCGCTGGTCGCTGCCACGGGCCTGGCGATCGCGGCCGTGTCGATCTTCGCGATGGCGCGCTGGGAGCGCGCCTCGCTCGAGGAGCTCGTCGGCACCACCCTCGCGCTCGTCGGCGCCGGTCTCGGCGTGGGGCTGGCCATCGCGCCGGTCAACGACGCCGCGCTCGCCGACGCCCGCGAGGACGGCCACGGCACGGTGAGCTCACTGGTCGTCGTCGCCCGCATGGTCGGCATGGTGGTCGGCCTGGCGCTGCTCACCTCGCTCGGTCTGCGCCGCTTCCACCTCGAGGTCGGCACGCTCGCCGACCCCACCGACACCGACGCCCTGCTCGACGCCGCCGTGGTGCAGGTGCAGACCGTCCTCACCGGAGCGGGGTATGCCGCCGCGCTGGCGGCCCTGCTCGCGCTCGGCCTGGGGTTCCGCGCGGTCGGCGGGACCAGTCACCGACCACCGCCTCCCTGAGCGATCAGTCCTCGGGGGTGCCCTGGTGGAAGCGCTGCTGCCACTGCTGGCCGGTGCGCTGCCACAGCGAGCTGCGCAGGGCGCCGGCCCCGTCCCCAGTGCTGCGCCACACCAGCAGGATGACATCGCTGCCCAGACGGTGGGTGCCGACGACCTCGAGGTCCACCGGCCCGGGCAGCGGGGCGATCTGCGCGAGCATCTCCTCGCGCGTCCACAGCCGCCCCGACCGGCCGATCTCCTGCCACGCGGGGTGCAGCAGCCCGGCGACGCCAGCCGGGTCGGCCCGCACCTCGTCAGTGAGCAGCGAGCGCTCCAGGGCCACGACCTGGTCCTCGTCGCTCACCTCCTCGGCCAGCGAGAAGAGGTCGGCCTCGGGCTCCCGGCCGGTCACGACGAACGCGTGCTCGGACCGCCCCCCGCCGTCCGCGGGCGATCCGGCGAAACCGGGACCCGCCTCGGGCTCCCGGCCCGCGGCATACGCCTGGGCGGCGGCGTTGGCGAGCCGGTCGGCCGCCTCGTTGAGCT
Encoded here:
- a CDS encoding ribonuclease HI family protein, whose translation is MTLVAGADGSALGNPGPAGWGWFIDDERWASGGWERGTNNMGELTAVLDLLQQTADVEEDLLVYCDSQYAIKSITQWMPGWKRKGWRKGDGKPVANVEIMKALDAAMRPNVRFQWVKGHAGHELNEAADRLANAAAQAYAAGREPEAGPGFAGSPADGGGRSEHAFVVTGREPEADLFSLAEEVSDEDQVVALERSLLTDEVRADPAGVAGLLHPAWQEIGRSGRLWTREEMLAQIAPLPGPVDLEVVGTHRLGSDVILLVWRSTGDGAGALRSSLWQRTGQQWQQRFHQGTPED
- a CDS encoding MFS transporter, which produces MPGEQPVAPGDAAGPGGPRQDRPARGARALLTVAALAVALAAADTYVVVLALTDMMAGVGVGIESLQRGTPIISGFLLGYIAVLPLIGRLSDLVDRRRILLWCLVIFVIGSAVTAAAVELPVMVGGRFLQGLGGGGLVPATLALVADLWPPGRRGMPLGIVGAVQELGSVLGPLLGALVLAVAGWREIFWLNVALGLLALLGVALIRTPTPDPTPHRAPTPDQAPIPDRAPQMVAPTPDRAPQMVAHGATERRRWWVTGTAYLLAALAAALWTLTLWAPQALTTSIELGLPFVPLDPDSTSRVATPIGLAAAAVSLLLVLLTLPRWLPLLLRADLLGATFVAVALGSLVLTFSTANPETEVLGPWGVWLLPLGAAATLAFLLRQRFAAHPLIPSGVVRRRVWPALGVSLLVGAAIVAVVVDVPLLSRLTQGTDETDAALVLVRFLVAVPVGALLGGWMLRRVGPALVAATGLAIAAVSIFAMARWERASLEELVGTTLALVGAGLGVGLAIAPVNDAALADAREDGHGTVSSLVVVARMVGMVVGLALLTSLGLRRFHLEVGTLADPTDTDALLDAAVVQVQTVLTGAGYAAALAALLALGLGFRAVGGTSHRPPPP